The genome window actatttatatatttatttttgttcatcccctaaagataaaaaaaaataatttctattgtGCTTTTCGTGGCATACCTGTGTTACACAATCATATATTCTTCCTTTGCTGATTATTCTGTTTTCATGGGGAACTACAAAAATTTTTGGAGCATGCGGAATCAGAGTAACCAAATAGCTTTAATAAAAAGTGATGCTGCCATTAAAAAGGcagaggataaaaaaaattaaagctccTTATTAATTTATCACTAAAATCTACAATATTCCATTAAGTTTACATAGTCACAGCAACACTGCACTGTTAAGAAGACAGTACATTTGTCAGGATCTATTTATTGTCCACATATGTAATTTATCGGCCAGTTATCTACAAGATATTATTTACCACAGGCAAAACTAAATACTGTGCTTTTAAGAAACCTGCATAGAAATGATTtgatgtttcttttattttggacATATTTACAAAAAGAATTTCTATGTGTGTTAGCAATAAATAATCCCAATATTCAAAATGTCAGTGCTCATGCACACACTGACAAGATGGCtgcatgctttaaaaatattatttacagtGCAGTCTCCTTCATAGCCCTCTCTCTAATAATAGCAGAAAGTGCATTTTCTTCCGTATTCTTTatcctttccttttgttttcatttagtCTTGTTTCTGAGGGATACAGCCTTCCATCTCGACAACTTCTGGCCAGCCTTCATACTTGTTTGTGTCCTTGTTATTCTTTATATGCTATAAATGGAAAACATCAATCTGCTGTTAATGTGAAGTCATTTATCCTTTTGCTTTAACTCACAGCTTTAAGatatttacttattttcagGCTatggacaaaaagaaaaaacatcacTATTAGTCTCTTGTCCTTCATATCAAATGTAACGATCTCCCAGTATTCACCACTTAATGTAACTTGCTCAGACAAGTGTATGCTACAAATAGTTAAGCCACaccaggaaaacattttcaaattttattatGGATGTTTATTTAGGAAGAGAGACAACCAAGGAAAGACCAACTGCATTAAAGCATGAACCACCACAAAGCAATGATCTGCAGTCAGGTGAGACACTATTGCCTCCAACAGTTTGCCACTGCTTCTGCACTGGTTTCCACTCCCTTGCAAAGCTGGCAAATGAAAATGcatcttccttcctctcctagCTCAAAGCTGCGTTTACCAGTAATTAAAGGCATCATTGACACATACTGAATTTTAACATCTAAAGCATGGGAACATACTCTATTTCACAAATTTTGCTGTAGCAGCAATAATTTTTGAGAGAAGAGCAAAGATAACAGCTGGGAACACCAACACTTTAACTACCACTTATCTGTCGGAAGTTCACCATTGTTAGTGCGTGAACTAACTAAAATACAAGCGTTAGGCAATAAGTTTTGAATTGTTCAGTTTAATTTGAttcattaaaaagataaatgaTCTAGTTATTGGCATATTAAGATCTACCCcatgtaagatttttttcttatttatgaGTCACCAAAGAATCTTTTTGTTGTGGTTAAAAGGAGGAGGCTACTCaaggaaaaaatctgaaaataacaCTGTGTGCCACTACTGCAATAGATAGTCATCTTGTAAAAATGCATGGCATTTCTAAAACATACTACGCCTTTATTAACGCAAGCTGTTAAATTCCAGTAAGTTAAAGAATCACAGACCTGTTCAAATGGACTTTTAGTCTTAATTCCTTTTCCACCGCAGAAGACCCAGTTGTCTCTGAAGCCAAGGTTGGTAATTGATGTGCTTCCCAGTTCAGCAATCAGTTTCCGGGCTTCCTCGTTAAGCCTTGAACAAAACAGAAGTTCCGTATGTGAATAAAACATATGCTCTTAGAGCTTTCATTGCTCAGTGCACCAATCATCTTTAATCTGATTAAATATAGTTTAAGTCAGTAAATATTGGGCAAGATCTATCTTTCAAAATCAGATAAGGCTAGTTCTAACATTACCTGATGCAATGAGCGCTGCTCTTTCATGCTATAAGCTCAAGGAACCAGGATACAAACCTATTAGTACACCAACAAAAGCCAGGAACCAACTCCTGTGAGAATGTATACATATATCTCAAGTCATGTTAGCAATTCTCCAAGCAACTAAAAAAGTCAACCTTTAAAGTAAATAAAGTTTGCAGGCTCAAGCTGAAGTCTTGTGAAAGCTATTTTAGATTAGAAGAATGGCCTGAATATATGAAAGAAGTTCTTGTCTGCTTGGGTCAGTTAATTCAAAATTCAGActgctgccccacagcacagATCAGTGCCTGTAGGCCCACAAAGGATAATTTTAGTATGGAAGGGAAAACAATTCTGTAGGATAAGTTATCATTCCAAAATctccaaacagcagctcttcatttcttcctttaAGTTACCTACAGGGTCTTCAGAAACAAACACTCATGATATTTCTGCTAAGGGTCTAATTTAATATCTAATTTACTTTTGTTTCTCACAATAGTATACACCTAACAGCTCTCTAAGTAAATATGTACATACATCTGCTTAGTTTTAATTTGATCTTTGATGTTCCCAAATCACATCAGCATTATAAAACTAATAAACGGTAAGTATAGTTTCAAATCTGTCATCTTGGAAAAACAAATCCTTATCTAAAGTGATTGCATGAaaaggaatgtattttttttcagtataaacTAGCATTTAAAAGTTTAAAGCAACACTTGCTATTTAAAATCAATTACATACTTCGTTGCACCATCATCATATGTTGCCATTAACACTATTGTTCCATCCTGGATGGACTTCAGAAATTCAATAAATGGTGCCAcatctgaaaagaaagagaacacaAAACTGTTTATTAACAAGCCACAGTTCTATACTTAAACATCTGCAATGTCTTTCTGTgaagatattattttaataatattttaaatgtacttAGCATTTATAAAAAGATGCTGAAGTGAGAGAAAGCTAAAATGCATCAGAGAACTCTTAATTTATAGAAAGAGTTTAATACATATTGGGTAAAGACTAGTGAGAACTACTCTGGAGAACAAGTTTGTTTGATTAACCATACCATTTCCTTGCACCTCAGCTAATTGTGTAAGTTGCACTCTCCTCACAATTACAAAGGTAGAGGTGAAGCACTCCCTTAACTATCCTGTTAAACCACCACAGCAAACGGAgtctggagaaggaaaaaaagcacatttgttGTTTCTGACCAGCTAAACTGCACCTACCTCCTCCCCACATGTCAAAGAACTTAGTGTCTAATGCTTCTCCTGTTTTacctggagagaaaaagaaatatttggtGTCATCGAATTTAACCAAAATTATCTTACAGAAAACATGCCCAACACTCCTGTTACTGACTCTTCCAGAGGAAGTGCTGCAGAAGACACTATATAAATGATAACTCTTAACTTCTATGAAAATTGTTCCTTAAACAGTAGTTTGCGAAAAGGTGCAGGAAAACCTAAGAGGAAATAAAGTGAGATGACCCAtaaagtgttgaaggccaggttggatggggctttgagtaacctggtctagtgcaaAGTGTCTCtatccatggcaggggagttggaactgggtgatcttttAAGATTCCCTTCCAGCCCtgaccattctgtgattctttgcaAACTTCTGATTTCACTTCAAGTGGAATCTAAAATAAAACACCTACATCCTCTAAAACAAATACAGAGTATTCAGTACAtatatttgcctttttaaaagttGGTTTTGCAAAAATAGACAGTACAGCTATAGACTGCCTTTAGTGCCACATGCAAAGTAAGGAAGATTAAAATTACACTGCATGTTTCCCTATAGACTGGAAATTGTTAGTAGATTTAATTAGAATAGATGGAAAAAATGGACAATATAGTATATCTcattagcttttttttattatgctgTTTACAAAGGCATTTGATGGAAGGtagactttttttaatatacacaTTCATTTAAAGtttggaagagagagagaaagactgGAGCTATAAAATACAATGATAggtattttggttttgaacaGATTAAGACAATTTAGGAAAGCAGCACAGGTTTATAAGGCATGCCTTAGATGATGTAAATCTAAGTATGATCCAAAAATAACATGAATTTATATTACAGTGAATTGACAAAGTGCTATCTCAGTGCTACAAGGAATTGCTTCCTACACATTAAGGAGAAATCTGCCAGTACTGACATTCAGTTCAGCTTTCAAGGTAACGCACTGTtaaatttgtttggttttaatgaaaattaagaaCCCTGAACAAAATTACCTAACATCATGTATTTAGGGACAAGATCTATAGACCAAATATACAGATTCAAGCTAAGAAATAATGAGCTAGTCTTTCCATGTAGTAACAAAATTGTTAAAGAAGTTTCACTGAAAACAGAGCAACAGAAGAATGCAGGCTACAGTTTTATTAGTGGTGGAAACACACAAGGGCAAAAGTAGGATGCATCTCATGTCTTTTTCCATCTTGTTGTGTATTAGGAATTTATCTGATGTCACCAGAGCACTCCACTGTTGCTATTTTTACAGCTcatttttagaaacaaaaacacACTGAGTTTTTCTACTTTGTAACAAAAAGGTGTCAGTGCCAAGATCTGACATTATCTCAGTATAAATACGCTGAATGCTTCCTTTTCTCATACTGCTTGCCTTTCATCATCCCTTACTTCTTCACCTTTAATTTTGGAAACAATTTGAAAATGAAGACAATTTGCTGACTTAAAATGTCACTTACCATTGACCAAGGCCACATTTATTCCTCTGCCAACATTATTTTTAACTCCACTCattaaactgaaacaaaataaatatttttaataggaaaactttctgatgtgaaatatttctgttttttaaatcgGATCAAACTCTAGAAGTCACATAGTTAAAAGACCACACATTCATGAGTAATTAAATGAAGCAAAATCTCCTTGAACTAATCTGTGTGCTCTTATGACACCACCAAATTGAGAATAACACAAATATCTCCAGTTGTATTGATTTAATTTGATCACTTAATCATCTTCATTTCAAAGCATGTCTGTATAttaaaaaaggcacaaaaatagtgttattaatttattttaaaaaataccttgCAGCTAAAGAGCCTGAACCAAATATTAACTTGAGGAGCTTGGCACAGTCACATAGTCAacattttaaggttttttttttttgttgtaagCACATGATAAACAAAAATGTGTTAATGAGTTTAAAAGCTAACTGAACAGAAGCATTTAAACTCATATTACAGCATCACATCAAGAAATAAGATTTTCATGTCATGTCTGAGCATCCGTTCTAAACAAGAAAAACGTATGGCAAATAAAGACTGCAACAAGAAGGCAGTGAAGTTCTGAACACACTCCTTTCCTCATACGAAATTTAGTGGACAtttaatttacaaaaaataataagaattcCCTTCCATTTTAATCAAAAATTctctgtaaataaataatagtCCAAATATATCTGAGGTGACTAGACACTGAAATTCCACACATCCATAAAGTTACAATGGATTCAGACAACAAAAAATCCTCCAACCATGAATGCAAAAATTGTTAGTTATTAAAGGAATTTAGTGCAACGTTCTGATATCAGGCTACCGTGGCACAATCATGCAACTGGCTTCTTAACAGAGGAAGTAAAACTGCATGGAGAAGTTGGTGGTAAAGAAGTATCACCCCTTCTAAAAATCCCAAGAAGTAGCGACTACAATAATATTTTGATGATGAgtccagtattttttttctaattcgGAATATGTCCTCCCAATACAGAACAAGGCTATAACTGAGCTTCTACACAGCAGAATTCCTGTTTCACATTAAAATATCTATATAATTAAAGATTGAGAAATTACATGCATTCTGAATCGTATTGGCACCTTTAGTGCTTTCATAAACCTGGTGACATCCTTACGTTTAATGTATAGGGAAAAACCTACTCTGTAAACATAATTTACAAATTATGAAAACTTGttcctgctttcctgttttGGAAGTATGAAGAAGAATACAAAGTAATCAGAAAAAACTTTGTTGGAGTGAGTTCACAAAATATCTCTAATAAAACAGCTTCTGAAGAGgaaataagtttttttttcagagttctgATATACTATGTTATACACTTGAGACAGTTTGTGCACCATCACGAGCAGGCTGCAGTGCAACAGCTTCTCACAGGAGGGCAGCCATTCATCAGTTTTAGAATTCTTCCAAGAATCTACAATCAACAAGTTATGAgagcttttgaaagagaaataaaacctctTATGAGCAAAGCAGGAGACCACATAAAATCAATCAAATTTTCTGGTGGACATCTAAACAGACATGACAAGTCCTCCTCTGAAGCAAACCAGAAAGATTTTTGCCAAGGCAAACTGGACTTTAAAATGCAATAGCTGTGCACTGAAGTGTGCACTAGTACTAACAGAATAGAGAACTTTTGCCAGCAACTACTTTCTTTTCATCACTTTCTTCAGTAAAATATCCAGTAGaagattttttacttttttttggaCAGGAACAACAATCTCTTCTTAGTTAACCAGTAAGcgatacattaaaaaaaaaaagtgaaaaaaaccccaaagaaaatAACACTACAAtcccaaaattaaaatattacttaCACTCCCACAACTTTTAATCACTGAATCAGCTTAAGTCTTCACAGATATTAAGCTTCCTATATTAAGCAACCAGAACGAGATGGTAACAAGTTTTGTAACACCAACAAAAATACCTCGCCAAGAGATTAGATAAGCCTGTCCAAGGTCACAAAACGACTCACTGATAAGAATGGAAAGCAAAACCTAGCAGCTTGTAGTTAGTATGTGCCATGGTGAGCTCATTCTTTCTTCGCACGTGCTCCCCAACTACACCGTGATGCTCTGCTGCAAAGTGACTCCTACACAAGCGAGCAAGCTTGAGCTAAGTCAGCCTCCCAATAGAATGCCAGAGTTAGTGCTAAAAATAGTGTTCTCTTTAAGATCATTTGAGACTAGTCTTACAGTTACTTTAGAGAGTAAAGTGATGGAAAATGTTAACCAATATGTTTTACTGTCTTATAGATTAATTATCCTATTTACTATACTACGTGGGGTTCTTTTGTTCACAGTGAAGTTGACATCCGCTCTAGAATTCATTAGCACCAACTGCTATATATGTTTCTCTGTACTAACATAATGTGGGCTGACAAACAGCTACTGAAGTAGTTTAAACGCAAATGGAAGGCAAAGGCTTTAAGTGTgactgatattaaaaaaatctgacaaCCGTAACATCTTTTCTGACATGTCACCTGCAAAATTGAGTAGACAGATAATGTTAATAGGAAGCTGTACACTCTGAGTGACAATGAGGAGGAACAacctaaaaggaaaaaacagtctaaaaataaatactattaTTCCCATTATGGGGATTACTGAAAGGTATCCAGTTAAATACTCTAGATGCAGTATTATTGATAATACTGTCAAAAATAtcattattaaaaatagaagaCTTAAAACCAAACTGTGTCTCGAGCAGTTCTTTTCCTCACTTCACAATTATTTTAAGTTTATTAACTTTAGTTACTATTAGCACAGTTAAATACCAAGTGTTAAAATACTATTTCCCCTTTTGAAATCAACCTTTAAAGAGAAGTGGAAAATGTGTTCTGACAGTGGTACTGTGGAAATACAGCTTAAAAGATGACTTGAAAAAGACAATACAATAATTCACTGAATTACTATTAGAGGCATAAGGACAAGTTACTTAGAGGCAAGTGTGCATCTGATTTGACAGAGTTTACCTAACCCTTCAATCTGTAAACCTGATATAAAGTGCAAACTGTCTTGCGTGTATTAAAATAACATACATTTCTGCATTTACTGCAGAGCATTAAGTACACTTCAGAGATAAAGTTATAATGCAATGTAATTTTTTCATATGGTCAGACTGTTGGCAAAACAAAACCTAATTTAAGCTTTTGATTTTATGTGCAAAGTGATCTAAGACAGTATTGGAAAGAGATACTTTGAGATAACAGGTAAAAATACTTACACATTATCCTCTACACAAATTTTAGGTCCAACTACATTTGCTGCTCCACTTGACATTTTGAATGCAAAATGCTTTTCAGGACAAGCTTTAGAGATTCCACATTTGTATCTTGGAGGTTTTGTAgctttcaaaaggaaataaaacaagattTTAGAGACAGCACCATAGCTAGGCTAACAGACAAATAACGTCAGTTACTTTTCTGAAGGAATTCAAGGAaaagagcaaaagcaaaaagTATCACATCTGTAGTTGCATAGCAGCTTAAAATAATCTAGGTTTCTGAAGTACCTCATTATTCTAACTTCTTGTTGTCACCCTGCTGCTTGCTCTGGCACTGTCATCAAAAGCCACAAGCCAAAACTACAGAATAGACTTTACcagaaattaaggaaaaaaatcaggaaaagaggaaaattagtTTCTGATTGCATTTAAAGTCTAATTAAAACTTCCTTAACTATGAAAATTCAACAGTCTTTCTGTTACTAGCAAAAGCAATACAGCAGTAATACATGCATATGAATACTCACAGCGTGCAGCTGCATCCAATGCTGATCTAgctaaaatgaaaaaggaaaattttacaAGATGTTACTATTAAAGTGTCATCTGCTACAAAATATCCTATAAATGTAAAATCTTTCTGTACCTCTATAAACACAGGTTGGTTGAAATGAAGTATTAAATACACCTGAATACTATGCTCCAATAAAAAGCAACTTTTACACAGTAGAAGAATGATAGTGATCAGGAAACCCATTCAGAACACTGCCTTAATTTATTATTCTCTGATTAACACAAAGATCCATGAAGATACAAAACGTCCAAGGATTTATGGAGGTGTGGGCACTAAAGCGAAATGGATTTCCCTCTTACAGCTTCAGGAGGATGAGGTTCCTTTCACCTCAGACTGGAAGCTGCAACTGAGGTGTATTTCAACCCAGCCATTTGTGACTCCCTTTCTTGGGATAGGAAGAAACACAAGTGACCTCATCATGCACATACCTTAATGACACCTCTGTCTCTTCGATGGTTATTTAAGTTATCTCTGCTGACTGGTTCAGATGTTGGCTCACACTGCAGTAATCTGGAGTTAACGAACATGAACTCTACCCATGTACCTAAAATTCTTTGGTGGGTTTTTGGTAATAAAAGGCACCTTTAAAGATAATGCTGGCTCAAAACAGACTTAAAATTTAAGACACCTCAACTGCTAATCCTTCTCTGTGTAGAACCTGGGCACATCTGAAATATTTCGATTACTGCACAATCAACTTAACATGGTAGTGTACCTGTGCAAGCAAAAAAGCCCACCCAAAACAAATTCTGAATTTCTTTAGCAGTAGTAAGGCAGAGCACAGATTTCCAGAAACATCATTCAGGTCACCTAGTTTGCAACTCTACACTAAGAATGCAAGTACcagtaaacaaaaaaagcagGTAAAATGATGTATAGTTGGCAACCAAAAGAATCAAACTGATCCACTTAACATAAGAGAGCACTTTAAGTATttcatacagaaaataatttaatacacatattatatattatatatatataaaataacaagtatacatattaaaaacaaacacagaattctTAAGTG of Pseudopipra pipra isolate bDixPip1 chromosome 5, bDixPip1.hap1, whole genome shotgun sequence contains these proteins:
- the FAM3C gene encoding protein FAM3C, whose translation is MRIAGAAKLVVVIAIFLLTFYVISQVFEIKMDANLGHIFARSALDAAARSTKPPRYKCGISKACPEKHFAFKMSSGAANVVGPKICVEDNVLMSGVKNNVGRGINVALVNGKTGEALDTKFFDMWGGDVAPFIEFLKSIQDGTIVLMATYDDGATKLNEEARKLIAELGSTSITNLGFRDNWVFCGGKGIKTKSPFEQHIKNNKDTNKYEGWPEVVEMEGCIPQKQD